One region of Spiroplasma endosymbiont of Asaphidion curtum genomic DNA includes:
- a CDS encoding DEAD/DEAH box helicase — MSFKELNLKDNNISFNDLNLKDDNNNNISFNDLNLNNNLKRAISKAGYVNPTEIQKKTIPLVLKNYDIIGKSHTGTGKTAAFVLPILNNLDVKLRRVQAMIVCPTRELALQVLDQVRKYAFYLEGVNATALFGGSDLRRQIYSLKNSNIVVGTPGRIVDHIQRRTLRLNDIQTVVLDEADEILKMGFKQDIDKIFTSITSKYQTLLFSATMNRAVLEVANNYQNSPVQISIKRNADELNNIKQYFINTRNTSKDRALVDLFLKIQPNLSIVFSNTKAYTERISKILWENGIKSAVINGDKRQSERNKAMNAFRTNKVQVLIATDVAARGIDVDGIDYIFNYDLPREQESYVHRIGRTGRAGETGIAITLVNNKKELIDIKRLEQTLNIKINPYNI; from the coding sequence ATGAGTTTTAAAGAACTAAATTTAAAGGATAATAATATAAGTTTTAATGATTTAAATTTAAAGGATGATAATAACAATAATATAAGTTTTAATGACTTAAATTTAAATAATAACTTAAAGCGAGCAATTTCAAAGGCAGGTTATGTTAACCCTACTGAAATTCAAAAGAAAACAATTCCTTTAGTATTAAAAAATTATGATATTATTGGAAAAAGTCATACAGGAACAGGAAAAACTGCTGCTTTCGTATTACCAATCTTAAATAATTTAGATGTTAAACTACGAAGAGTACAAGCAATGATTGTTTGTCCAACAAGAGAGTTAGCATTACAAGTTTTAGATCAAGTAAGAAAATATGCTTTTTATTTAGAAGGAGTTAATGCGACAGCATTATTTGGTGGTTCTGATTTGCGAAGACAAATTTATAGTTTAAAAAATAGTAATATTGTTGTTGGAACACCCGGAAGAATTGTTGATCATATTCAACGCAGAACTTTAAGATTGAATGATATTCAAACTGTAGTTTTAGATGAAGCTGATGAAATATTAAAAATGGGATTCAAACAAGATATTGATAAAATATTTACTAGCATTACATCAAAGTATCAAACATTATTGTTTTCAGCAACAATGAATCGTGCTGTTTTAGAAGTTGCTAATAACTATCAAAATAGTCCGGTTCAAATAAGTATTAAAAGAAATGCTGATGAATTAAATAATATTAAACAATATTTTATTAATACAAGAAATACAAGTAAAGATAGAGCATTAGTGGATTTATTTTTGAAAATTCAACCAAATTTAAGTATTGTTTTTTCTAATACCAAAGCATATACTGAAAGAATTTCTAAAATATTATGAGAAAATGGTATTAAGTCAGCTGTTATTAATGGTGATAAGCGACAAAGTGAAAGAAATAAAGCAATGAATGCTTTTAGAACTAATAAAGTTCAAGTGTTAATTGCTACTGATGTAGCAGCACGGGGAATTGATGTTGATGGGATTGATTATATTTTTAATTATGATTTACCTCGTGAACAAGAAAGTTATGTGCATCGTATTGGAAGAACAGGACGAGCTGGCGAAACTGGAATTGCAATTACATTAGTAAATAATAAAAAAGAATTAATTGATATTAAAAGATTAGAACAAACTTTAAACATTAAGATTAATCCTTACAATATTTAA
- a CDS encoding ABC transporter ATP-binding protein — protein MKFSIIVERLIKNYRNFKLNDISFKVSSGKMHAIIGASGSGKTITIKSLVGGINYDKGKIYINGQNAKNSLAKQTIGYVPEFTKFPRNITTYRFLKSLAKMNGLKNKQIKWRLQSLMQEFNIWEFRNKNMNAFSSGMKKKVMLIQGIIHNPDILILDEPEANLDTTTRKQILGYLRTLVNQGKTVFFSTHLLNEVKDVIDECSIIYLGNLLYSGPISGFQLTNSFVIECEDNEAMVAFFKDNDVDYFVREASNDLFFKLKNSLEINKIFLYAIEYNLIIYRIEPYTIDLDFFYNTLNSEKFNL, from the coding sequence ATGAAATTTTCAATTATTGTTGAACGATTAATAAAAAATTATCGGAATTTTAAACTTAATGATATATCATTTAAAGTTAGTAGTGGAAAGATGCATGCTATTATTGGCGCTAGTGGTAGTGGGAAAACAATTACGATTAAATCATTAGTTGGTGGTATTAATTATGATAAGGGTAAAATTTATATAAATGGTCAAAATGCTAAAAACTCATTAGCAAAACAAACTATTGGGTATGTTCCAGAGTTTACTAAATTTCCTCGTAATATTACAACTTATCGTTTTTTAAAATCACTAGCTAAAATGAATGGTTTAAAAAATAAACAGATTAAATGAAGATTACAATCATTAATGCAAGAATTTAATATTTGAGAATTTCGTAATAAAAATATGAATGCTTTTTCTAGCGGTATGAAAAAGAAAGTAATGTTAATTCAGGGAATTATTCATAATCCGGATATTTTAATTTTAGATGAACCTGAAGCAAATTTAGATACAACAACAAGAAAACAAATTTTAGGTTATTTAAGAACACTAGTCAATCAAGGTAAGACGGTCTTTTTTTCAACTCATTTATTAAATGAAGTCAAGGATGTTATTGATGAATGTTCAATTATTTATCTAGGTAATTTATTATATAGTGGTCCAATTAGTGGTTTTCAATTAACAAATTCATTTGTTATTGAATGTGAGGATAATGAAGCGATGGTGGCATTTTTTAAAGATAATGATGTTGACTATTTTGTTAGAGAAGCAAGTAATGACCTTTTCTTTAAATTAAAAAATTCGTTAGAAATTAATAAAATCTTTCTTTACGCGATTGAATATAATCTAATTATTTATCGAATTGAACCATATACGATTGATTTAGATTTCTTTTATAATACTTTAAATAGTGAAAAATTTAATTTGTAG
- a CDS encoding ABC transporter permease: MKFLSRNSFLPIFNFALRKILVSLLTLVIEIIASLSLIIATIVLFIQSENDNDSFLVNFQYIILIFLNLLLFLFIVLNVVRIISEEIADGTFLLLISKPYSRFKILFSKYLSLLFVVFLFIAINLGITILLGYVISAINNKHTQFILLLNMMTKLMLFSLFLSFVVLSGSILTALIFSSNIVFLILVVFSSMFLLGGLPYSLIKEISNKQTVNIGNDAFDINSIKEIMLFNDAIKKPENKQTNIKIKYSKLVTEIFDFYNKYEYEQLTASNLMMINNERIAMYKKFDLYTDEIKTFTANGIIKQWTGDLLTNLKGKDVNLHIQFKTYFKTLEQLDASNEYQHELIQLINNDLSPQVVELTKDKKVSLMEIDINENAPIISKTYIEVNGKKISNWSPFTVFRENYNYEFDEELSEKYNDLFSNKVYFAIQELDNNILVKVRYLKLLTNQSLSISKNWDAYQSLMKTYRIISFVNLFEHWNQMWTTFLGFNDFFFNSTGNSYIDFDKQKNYLNSYRDFEIITNDAGHIEVQKINHILNSTAMAIGYGILAMLLNLGSVLVIKRRDII; this comes from the coding sequence ATGAAATTTTTATCAAGAAATAGTTTTTTACCAATTTTTAATTTTGCTTTAAGAAAAATATTGGTTTCCTTGCTAACATTAGTAATTGAAATTATTGCTTCATTAAGTCTTATAATAGCAACAATAGTTCTTTTTATTCAGTCAGAAAATGATAATGATAGTTTTTTAGTAAATTTTCAATATATTATTTTAATATTTTTAAATTTATTATTATTTCTTTTTATTGTTTTAAATGTGGTTCGAATTATTAGTGAAGAAATAGCTGATGGAACATTTTTGTTATTAATATCTAAACCTTATTCACGATTTAAAATATTATTTTCTAAATATCTAAGTTTATTATTTGTAGTTTTTTTATTTATTGCGATTAATTTAGGAATAACTATTTTATTAGGTTATGTTATTAGTGCTATTAATAATAAACACACGCAATTTATTTTACTTTTAAATATGATGACAAAATTAATGCTTTTTTCATTATTTCTTAGTTTTGTTGTGTTATCAGGTTCAATATTAACAGCTTTAATATTTTCATCAAATATTGTTTTTTTAATATTAGTTGTTTTTAGCAGTATGTTTTTATTAGGCGGATTACCATATTCTTTAATTAAAGAAATTAGTAATAAACAAACAGTTAATATTGGTAACGATGCTTTTGATATTAATAGTATTAAAGAAATAATGTTATTTAATGATGCTATCAAAAAACCTGAAAATAAACAAACTAATATTAAAATTAAATACTCTAAATTAGTAACTGAGATTTTTGATTTTTATAATAAATATGAGTATGAACAACTTACAGCATCAAATTTAATGATGATTAATAATGAAAGAATAGCAATGTATAAAAAATTTGATTTATATACTGATGAAATTAAGACATTTACTGCTAACGGTATTATTAAACAATGAACAGGAGACCTTCTTACGAATTTAAAAGGTAAAGATGTTAACTTGCATATTCAATTCAAAACATACTTTAAAACATTAGAACAATTAGATGCTAGTAATGAATATCAACATGAACTAATACAACTTATTAATAATGATTTATCACCACAAGTTGTTGAACTAACTAAAGATAAAAAAGTTTCGTTAATGGAAATAGATATTAACGAAAATGCTCCAATTATTAGTAAAACATATATTGAAGTTAACGGCAAAAAAATATCTAATTGAAGTCCATTTACTGTTTTCAGAGAGAATTATAATTATGAATTTGATGAGGAGTTATCTGAAAAATATAATGATTTATTTAGTAATAAGGTATATTTTGCAATTCAAGAATTGGATAATAATATTTTAGTGAAAGTTCGTTATTTGAAATTATTAACTAATCAATCATTATCAATAAGTAAAAATTGGGATGCTTATCAATCATTAATGAAGACATATCGCATTATTAGTTTTGTTAATCTTTTTGAACATTGAAATCAAATGTGGACAACATTTTTAGGATTTAATGATTTCTTTTTTAATTCCACAGGTAATTCATATATTGATTTTGATAAACAAAAAAATTATTTAAATTCATATCGTGATTTTGAAATTATAACAAATGATGCAGGACATATTGAAGTTCAAAAGATTAATCACATTTTAAATTCAACGGCAATGGCAATTGGTTATGGAATATTAGCAATGCTATTAAATTTAGGTTCGGTTTTAGTTATTAAACGAAGGGATATTATTTAG